A stretch of DNA from Oryza brachyantha chromosome 4, ObraRS2, whole genome shotgun sequence:
ATACGGCCTGCGCAGCGTAGTGGGCTTTCAACGTCGTGAGATTCCCAATGTCACGGGCAGTTGGACACAGATTCTGGCGAAATGGTTGTCACGTATGGATATCACCGGTGTTTTGTACAGTATCCACGATACGTGAACCGGTGGACATTGTTGTCGTCAACATTGGGTTCCATGCTTGACACGGATGCCGTGGTGTTCGTTCGTGACCACGATGAACGTTCTCGGTATCGGGCAAACGGACAAAGCACCAGTGACAAAGCTTGGTGGAAGTTGGTAGCGTCGCTAACCCGTGCCTCTTTTAACCCCCATGGTGTCCCACGACTTTTAGCCGAGGACGGTACACTATTACACCATACAAGGACAAGCATATCCGCGGTCCTCGCAACACGACGACGCATGCGATACAAGGACTGACACTGTGTACATAGCGTACACACAGGCCATAATTAAAGCACACGGTACGTGCAGACTTGCAGTGCGATGGGTGGACACACATACCATGAGGTAGGGAGGGTAAagtcttttctttctttctttcaattttatttttcttttgagttCTTGCTTGTATCCATCCTTGCATGTTTATCCCCCGGCGAAGATTCCTCTCCCATGCTTCTCAGCTGCTCATGATCTCAGTTGACAAGACTTGGCGTGTCAACAAGATCTTGGGAGTTAGTCCCTTTCACAGCGTTTCGTAGCGAGACACTGTCGGTTTCGGCGACCAACTACAACATGCCGCTGCGCTGCATGCCACGTTGGACAGGTTTCACGAGAAGTCGAGAACGTCGCGGCATATCGCATACGTAAAGCGTCCAGCTAACATAATTCCAACCAAAAGTCTATTAAGCATTCTCAACCCAATAACTAGAATAATTTCTAcaacattaaataaattatcatatagaataaaaaataacgtgtcaagtgaataaatgaggaaagagaataaaattatGTCTTACATAAGACATGATTTCGATTTCTACATATCATGATTAAATTTAAGCGTTTTGATTTCTACATAGCGTTCGAGATATCATTCGAGATATCATGATTAAATTTAAGCGTAAAATAGTAATGTTTGCATTAAAAGACATGATTTCGATTTCTACATATCATGATTAAATTTAAGCGTTTCGATTTCTACATAGCGTTCGAGATATCATGATTAAATTTAAGCGTAAAATAGTAATGTTTGCATTAAAAGATTAGTATCTAGTTTTTCTTGACGAATTGCGATAGGGagtagtgttatgggttgtagtactagtttctGGACAAATTGATGATAGGAagtagtgttatgggttgggaaCACCGTATGTTCCACCAAACAGCTCATACTGTCATGTTCTGGCAAAGCAATTGGTCGAACAAAAAATTGTGAGCTTTTCCCGTATTTctgacaagaaaaaataaacaggcacaGATACCGCAAGAGTGTCTCGAGCAAACATTATGCCATAGATATCCCAGATCGATTTCACGGGCAGATGGATGTacacaagaaaaacatagtGCTAGAGTATTAACAGCTCGTCAACACCCTCTCTCAcagaaggaaaaataaaataaaaaaaacctcagaCCAAAGCAGAACGCAACGGATAACACCAACTAGGAGCAAGCTAATCAATTAGGCTAAGCTAGATCCAGGCAGATCGATGGATCATCACATTCATAGTACAAAAGCATGGGATGGTAATTTGGTGTCCACTCGTGCATGGAAGCTAGGGTGGTACGTCGTCGTGCGTGCTCACGGTCACGGGCACTTGTTGGTCCTGTTGCCGTGCGTGGCCCAGTCGGTGTAGCACCTGCCGCAGGTCTCCTTGTTGCCGGACGTGCCCGCCGGCACGCAGAGGCACACGCTGCAGCACTTGAGGCAGGCGCGGCTGCACAGGTTCTTGCGCTTCTGCTCGCTGCACCGCACGTCGCACGCGCCCAGGCAGTCTGCAAGAAGGAAaaatcaaccaaccaaacGGGCCAAGGTTTTCAGCAACAGCATGCGCGCTTGTGGTGTTGTGGAGTAGGAGCAGTGGTTACCTTTGCCGGGGTCTACGATCTTGTGGGGAGGAGGACCGAGCGGAGGAGCCGGAGCGTAGTCTGCAGCCTGCAGTATAACCAGCCATTCGACCCAACGGTTagaatgtgtgtgtgtgtgtgtgatctCTGGCTCCCACTGGGAGTACATGTACATGTATGCAATGAGCTAGCGAAGCTTACCTTGATGGCggtgaggaagaggagagacACGAGGAGGGCGACCACCACCGCGAGCTTGCCGAGAGCCATGGCGCCGGCTAGCCGGCGGCTGGAGCGCTGGACTGAGGACGGCTTTCTTGAGGGAGGCTGTGGTGAGGTGaagcgggggggggggggggggggggggggggagaagGGGGGGCGCCGGTCGAGTGGTTGGCTGGCAGCAAGCTGGCCGGGCCAGTGAGGCGGTTAAatagagagaggaggagcaggGGAGTGAAGAGTGGCGCAGGCTTGTGGCAGTGGCACAGTGTTCAAGGCGCCAGGTTGGGTGCGGCTACGGCTGGAGTGGGAGTGGGAGCGGGAGCACGcggtgcgtgcatgcatgcagtctCGCCCAATCGCTTTGACACGTACTAGCGGGGAGGCCACGAGCCAGTGACCAGTCGATCATTGAGAAGTAAATGAAAAGTAGGGTTTCTGttctgaaatataaatattttgagtttatttaatagagattaagtttttaaaaagtactATGGTACATTACCTtcttaataaatgaaaaatgatggaGATGAGATCAagctgttttaaaaaaatactacggTATAATATCTTTTAATCAATaagaaattaataagataagtAACGTTAtaagtaattaaaaaattctatattttaatataatatttgaatcCGAGACATACtatattttcgttttttctaaacgaagggagtacgcCCATTGGAAAAAACACAGGATATTGTCAAGCCTGTATTTTGgattaaagaaatatatatatatatatatatatgataaaaatagataaattctagataaaaaaattctggaGCGGTGCTAGAGTTCTCCTCGGTTTTGCTACTTGTTGTAATCTCTCGTATGCTCCCTAGCTACTCCGACCAGGAGCAGGAACAAATACCTCTACTATCCTTCACAAGGAAAAGAAACATGGAAATTGCTAAAACAGCATCCTTATATTagagcaagaacaagaacatAAGTAGGCTCTACTCCGCATCTTTTATACTTGGCATGTAGTACAGCATAACATCAGGCAGGCATTgagttaggccttgtttagtttttaattttttttccaaaaacatctcatcaaatttttaaacacctaaataaaacattaaatatagatgaaccaaaaaactaattacacagttatgaaagaaatcttgagacgaatcttttgagcctaatcaatctatgattagtcataaatactacagtaaccaacatgtgtcaataacggattaattaggctcaaaagattcatctcgcggttttcatgcTAGcaatgaaattcgtttttgcattcgtgtccgaaaaccccttccgaaatctaatcaaacatttaacgtgacacttgtttcaaaaattttttcaatctaaacgcCATCTTAAAACGACGGGCGCCGGAGGCTGGCGGCCGGCAAGGCGACACGTACGACGGGCAGACACACGGTACGTACGGGGAAGGGTGTGTGGTGGCATGCACTTGGCACGCCGGTGAGCGTGTTACCGGTACGGCGAGATGAGAAGCGCgatgggggagggggggggggggggggggggggggcgtgcAGGCGCAGGCTGAGCTGCATTGGGAGCATGCATGTGCGGCCGTGCAAGTGCAACGCACTGCTGGCTGCTATGGCCGCCGCGAGCGACAGGCACCGGGGCTCTCGATTTCTCGAAGCCTGGAGTGTAGGCCGTGTAGCACAGGCtcgaatatttttttacacttcaaataaatgattttatgACTAACGTTGAaggcaaatatttttgactatctgaatttttattttgccatACCAAACATTCTGATATGGAAAAAAGCTAGCCGAGAAGATGTGGACAAAAAGATTTATATGGTGAAAATGGTTACCAATGAGGTCCaggaataaaattatttattaaaaattttaaaaaataaaatatgaaatattatttttgtttttttcttacttatctcgcatatacaaatataaaaaatagaataccCTTATTTATCATATCTTAATATAAtagtctccgttttatataattcatattgtTTTGGGTAAGGTTGGAGTTAGACTTATAAAACTTTGacttttaatagataaaaatatttagtttgaagatATTATAATGATGACATGTAGGATTCTTTTAAGGTTATACGAAGCACTCATTGTACATATATCCAACAGCTGATAATACTCTTTATCTCATGTGTGTGTTAAacattcaaattaaaatactgCCATAAATTTCACTGAAACGACGAAAGAGAgaatcttttctttccttgtttAAATTCTATTGGTTTAGAATTATAATATTGTTTTACTAGTAAAAGTTCCAAATATGAAAGATGTGgaataagaaatatttttcttactaggttataaattttatcaataaTTAGGATATTCtattcaaaacttttttatcaataatattgttaatttatttcatttttatcaaTCATAAAGAGAGACTCCAAATACGGTCATATCGATTTTGGTTCAAAAAAACATTTgtgataaattttaatataacttTGAATCCTTTGGAGCTCCCACTATTTTAGCAATGTTATAAATGAATTTCTCAGTTTGATTGACAATTGTAGGCccaccaaaatttttcttcatATTGCTATGGAATGTGTTTGGGCGTGAATTTCATGGTATGCATCCACGGACGATTAGCAAGgaaaatttattactatgataatactgtttttatttgacCATGGAGGAAATTAGTGTGGTGCTGAAtcatttatttagaaaataaaagatcaaaaaatcaactatCAAGATTAGCAAAGAGCTCTTAGCTCTCTACTACGTAAGATAGAGCATAGTAAAACTgcaatatgtataaataagtcttaacaataaattaataaatataaatagttatttttttacttcctCAGTCCCAATATAAGTGCATTCTAGCATTCTATTGCAAATTagttgcaaacaaaaatgacTTAAATGTCTTCATTAAATAAAGTGATAAACAAAAAGATTGCATAGAGTGATAGGTAGATATAGGTAAACTgattagatatttaaatacgAGGTAACTGATGGGACAAATAGTACTGTCTAAATACACTCAATGTAAGTTATTATGGACAGatgtaatatttattaaaataaaaaatatggttaaaGATTCTTATTTTCATCCATATTActgtctccgtttcatattctaaaactttttaggcttacttaaatttatcaatggatgaatgtatataatttacatatatgtctagatttattagcatctatatgaatataggcaatataaagtcttacattgttgaacggaggaagtataagatattttcattatatataaatttatttacgaTATATATCTTGTTATCCAAGATGATAGAAATCAAACAGGATAGAGCAGGGGTACATCGCGTGCTGGGGGACGTCACGCCGACCCAGGCTTGTCGGACCACGGCTTGGAAAAAGCAGCAGCGTCTCAGCACACCAGAGTCGAAATCATCTCTCTCGATGGCGAGAACGGAAGATCCAAGTAAAATCTTGGTGGACAGATCGACAGCTCGAAGCTTTGGCATCTCCCCACCTcttatgtttcatttttttctttttactagCTAAAATATCGATAGTTTGCTATacagaaatataaattatgtacatGTTAGTACTGTTTtgaataacttatattttagatataaaaatagaaccaatataaaactatttaataatatttttatatctaaaagAATAATGGGTAAGATAATATATAACAGAGGTAGTGGATGATGTATCCACTGCGGTCACtattaacttattttagaacaaattgtTTAGCTTAGGCTTAgttaccaaaaaattttccaaaaatatcacatcaaatttttgaacatctaaatagaacattaaacatacatagacattaaaactaattacacagttatgagaaaatcgtgagacgaatcttttaagcctaattagtacgtgattagccataagtgctgcagtaacctacatgtactaatgatagattaattaggctcaaaaaattcgtctcacagtCTATTAGcagaatctgtaatttattttgtaattagactatgtttaatacttcaaatgtatatccgtatatccgatgtgatatttttaaaaaagattttgcaaactgaacaagaccttatttaagaaaaaagctaaatgatatattggcaagtaaaaaataatttataaataaaaaattatatatgtgtttttagtaattaaaaGCTATGACtggaaaaatatgatagaaaaaatcgaaaatatactataaatttaaatgaaaaatttaaattttaacgaAAATATGAGTTCTGTATATATAAGAAACCCACCCCTTAGGTAcggtagaaaaaaaacatcctttctccttctcttttcttcctgTGTATTATATGGTGAAGAAACACGCATGCAATAGTACGGCGTAATCTACCACGCATGACTGTCAGCTGCACGAGCAGCAAGATTTTTATTTAGCTGACCTGCTCGGCTGCTCCTCCCCACGCCCGGCGCCTGCGTTTGACCGTTGCTCCGACCAACATACatggggcatttaacttttggcCGCTTTTTGTCACCTGCTGTTTATGACAtgtgaacttttatatgtctatgacatataggCCTGATGACAGATATATTAGTACTATTTCTAAGAgtgctaaaaagttaattattccaacGTACATAGAGCTGGCCacacctcatcttttcatttattcttactagttttaacttttaaatttagagttaattttgatatttcttttatcaaaatttatttttctatcatcagcttttagatcactaaaaatatataaataattatatttataaattattttgtatttacaattataatgtttgactctagGCCAACAATCGCCCGctgaataaaaacaaataacagttCTAACAATGAAAAACTGGAGCCTTCTGAAGTGACAACGGCAAGGGCTGCTGTCTTCGCAACAATGCATCTGACTGTGGGTGTGGGAGATGACACTGGACGCTGGAGAATTTGCATCGCCAGAGGCTGGCATGGCATGGCGCGCTCGCTCTTCTCCGCGGGCCACGGGCCCCACGCGACAGCTCACGGTTTCTATTTTCTCAAGGAAACGCACGCAGGGACAGCTAACGTGCCGTTCTCAGGCGGCCCTCCCCTCTCTCAACATGCCCATGGGCCTGTGGCCTTGGGAGGGAATCTTCAGATCCGTGCATGCCGATTCTGTCGATTGTCATCGACCccagaattttttaaaatgtttttaataaataattttcacCGCTCCCTAAACCTTAAACTTCCCGTCCCGAAGCTAGTCACGTTAAGGGCCttgaagaaaaagtcaaagaaTTGAATTTGTATTAAAACTATTTGGTTCGTGGAAATGGAGTAGGTCATCTTGAGAGAGGGGAGAACTCAGAGAGATCAAACTAGTGGgtcatctatctatctatctatctatctatctatctatcctATCATATCCTATCCTATTATAATACAAAGACAGTCTAAAAAGGAGGCTCCACGTTCGCTCTAAGGGCTAGAAATTTCCCtgttaatcgaagaaaaataagaaaaaaaaataaataaccatTGGATTGTGATAATCTCTATCGATGATTGTGATTTAATAAGCTGAAAAATCTGGTGCGCCGATTGTACATGagataaatataacatattaacTAACTTAGCTCTAACTAACTCCTCGATTAGCTCTAACTAACTCATCACATGTTCCGTACGTGAGACCTCCATAGAGACTCACGCATGCACGTATCTGTTTGTTTTTCAAGTTAGATACCGGATGGGACTACTATGAACGAATTGTAGTCTGGTCCGATTAGAAGTTAAAAAAGCACTATAAAACAACAGTCTCGATTACTTTTTTCCTCATCAACTCTCATTAGGCGTAAACCAGGTCGTCAAATCTTCGCGGCATAGAGCAGGTTCGGCTATTGCGCCAAGCAATCAAACACTTTGATCACCAGGTCATCAAATCTTCACGGAGTAAAGCAGGTTCGGCTATTGCGCCAGGTAGCCAAACACTTTGATCGTAGCAGCCAAGCTACAGGTGATTATCTAAGCCTTCTTTCAGCGTCAGATACCTGATATGTTTGTCCATGTCTCCTTCTTATGTTCCTATTTAcatattgattaaaaaatcattagcaatataataattatgattatcttttttattatattaaaggCAAAATAGTTATGGCATACAAGAAGTTAAGTGAGCTAACAACTAGGGGACAGACATGGAACATCAAAGTTAAAGTCATGAGACTGTGGGATTCAATAAATTTGGTAACATACGAGCATATGATATTGCTGGACGAACaggtttttttcccttctcttaTGTAAACAATCAATTTCGCatattttaccaaaaataCTAATTGCATCCCTATTTTATCCATAGGGAGATGTTATTCATGCAACTATATGGAAGAATTTGATAGACAACTATAGAGAAAAGATCAAAGAGAGTTCAATCTATATATTCAATAATTTTAAGGTTCAAGAGTCCCAAAGATATCGTCCAGTAGACAATGACCTTAAAATTACTTTCCTCTATAATGCGAAGGTCAAAGAAGTCAAAGAAtcagttgaatttttttctgaaatattACTTTGACTTTGCTACCATCGACACATTACAAGATCGAGCAAATAAAGATCAACATCTATCaggtaaaatatattatatatgtgtttattttaaaaatatggtattgCCAATACTTAATTTTGAATCTCTTAAATATTGCGAATGTTATTGGACTTCTTACACAAATGGAACCAATTGAAACAAGGATCACCAGGAAAAACATTCCTAACCCACGACCTACATAACTTCGCGAGATTGAACTTCTACTATTAGGGTGAATATTTATGTCCATGTATTTACTTAAGCATTACAATCTATTCCCACAatagtgaaaattttctttttgttgattGAAAATTTCAGGGGGGAGAA
This window harbors:
- the LOC102714911 gene encoding snakin-2-like, whose translation is MALGKLAVVVALLVSLLFLTAIKAADYAPAPPLGPPPHKIVDPGKDCLGACDVRCSEQKRKNLCSRACLKCCSVCLCVPAGTSGNKETCGRCYTDWATHGNRTNKCP